Proteins encoded together in one Chloroflexota bacterium window:
- the dnaG gene encoding DNA primase — MKSRLQVADVVGETVTLRKAGQTFKGLCPFHGEKTPSFVVTPARESWKCFGCGLGGDVFSFVMQRDGVGFPEALRTLAAKAGVELDERTSRDDARRARLHEVLETAIAFYHAVLTGSKLGQPALDYLRGRGFTDETISRFQLGWAPGGWDTMSRQLEIKRGVKPGELAEVGLTTAREGRRGAYDRFRERIVFPIRDASGGAVGLGGRYLVADGDTADHGPKYLNSPATPLFDKSRTLYLIDRAKGPIRKGGQAVIVEGYTDALMAHQAGFDTVVASLGTALTPGQVALLTRYAKRIALAYDVDPAGQSAGTFGVTELNALISEVQAGEAGLGLTDVGVVRLPEGKDPDEVIRETPDLWREAVRTPDPILAYLIDHHASRFDVRTPEGRDRLVAAVLPTLRRVGNPTVRDTYLQLLARRSTVDERTLLEALHQAPRGEPGRMAGPGRAGDAPDHGGVRLTLEAVRAAQEQVSPDEVVRSITPVEQELLRLMLLVPDEQPRVAIALRDAGLDLPSTVARELHRAILHQRGLDGDEGMEAMPARFVRGALLDALDPETRALAIALYARSGPDPAQLPAERIAYAIDKCLLTLEADQLEERIAYTQAEQADAELRGDREAMHRLLDQERQYHEARRSLDRRAELTHLLTRSAGGRA, encoded by the coding sequence GTGAAGAGCCGGCTCCAGGTCGCGGACGTCGTCGGCGAGACGGTGACGCTGCGGAAGGCCGGCCAGACGTTCAAGGGCCTCTGCCCGTTCCACGGCGAGAAGACGCCGTCGTTCGTCGTGACACCCGCCCGCGAGAGCTGGAAGTGCTTCGGCTGTGGCCTCGGCGGGGACGTCTTCAGCTTCGTCATGCAGCGGGACGGAGTGGGCTTCCCGGAGGCGCTCCGGACGCTCGCCGCGAAGGCCGGCGTGGAGCTCGACGAGCGGACCTCCCGCGATGATGCCCGTCGGGCCAGGCTCCACGAGGTCCTCGAGACGGCGATCGCCTTCTATCACGCGGTGCTGACGGGCTCGAAGCTCGGCCAGCCCGCCCTCGACTATCTGCGGGGCCGGGGCTTCACGGACGAGACCATCTCGCGCTTCCAGCTCGGCTGGGCGCCGGGCGGCTGGGACACGATGAGTCGGCAGCTCGAGATCAAGCGCGGCGTCAAGCCCGGCGAGCTCGCGGAGGTGGGCCTCACGACGGCGCGCGAGGGCCGGCGCGGCGCCTACGACCGCTTCCGCGAGCGGATCGTCTTCCCGATCCGTGACGCCAGCGGGGGAGCGGTGGGCCTCGGTGGCCGGTACCTCGTCGCGGACGGCGACACGGCGGACCATGGCCCCAAGTACCTGAACTCGCCGGCGACGCCGCTCTTCGACAAGAGCCGGACGCTCTATCTCATCGACCGGGCGAAGGGCCCCATCCGGAAGGGTGGCCAGGCGGTCATCGTCGAGGGGTACACGGACGCGCTCATGGCGCACCAGGCGGGCTTCGACACGGTCGTGGCGAGCCTCGGGACGGCGCTCACGCCCGGCCAGGTCGCCCTCCTCACCCGCTATGCGAAGCGGATCGCCCTCGCCTACGACGTCGACCCGGCCGGCCAGAGCGCGGGGACCTTCGGGGTGACCGAGCTCAACGCCCTCATCAGCGAGGTCCAGGCCGGCGAGGCCGGACTCGGGCTCACGGATGTCGGCGTCGTCCGGCTGCCGGAGGGCAAGGACCCGGATGAGGTGATCCGCGAGACGCCGGACCTGTGGCGCGAGGCGGTCCGGACGCCGGACCCGATCCTCGCCTACCTCATCGATCATCACGCCTCGCGGTTCGACGTTCGGACCCCGGAGGGTCGCGACCGGCTCGTCGCCGCGGTGCTGCCGACGCTCCGCCGGGTCGGCAACCCCACCGTCCGCGACACGTACCTCCAGCTCCTCGCCCGCCGATCCACCGTCGACGAGCGGACGCTCCTCGAAGCGCTCCACCAGGCGCCGCGAGGCGAACCGGGACGGATGGCCGGACCCGGCAGGGCGGGCGATGCCCCCGACCACGGCGGCGTTCGCCTCACGCTCGAGGCGGTCCGCGCCGCCCAGGAGCAGGTGAGCCCGGACGAGGTCGTGCGCTCGATCACGCCGGTCGAGCAGGAGCTGCTCCGACTCATGCTCCTCGTCCCGGACGAGCAGCCGCGGGTCGCGATCGCCCTCCGGGACGCCGGCCTGGACCTGCCGAGCACGGTGGCCCGGGAGCTCCATCGGGCGATTCTCCATCAGCGCGGTCTCGATGGCGACGAGGGCATGGAGGCGATGCCCGCCCGGTTCGTCCGGGGCGCCCTCCTCGACGCGCTCGATCCCGAGACGCGGGCGCTCGCGATCGCGCTGTACGCGCGCTCCGGCCCGGATCCGGCCCAGCTGCCGGCCGAGCGGATCGCCTACGCCATCGACAAGTGCCTCCTCACCCTGGAGGCCGATCAGCTCGAGGAACGGATCGCCTACACACAGGCGGAGCAGGCGGACGCGGAGCTCCGCGGCGACCGCGAGGCGATGCATCGCCTTCTCGACCAGGAACGGCAGTACCACGAGGCACGCCGCTCGCTCGATCGCCGAGCCGAGCTCACCCATCTCCTCACCCGATCCGCTGGAGGCAGAGCATGA
- a CDS encoding lipocalin-like domain-containing protein, translated as MSNAAERSSNLPLTAGDLVGAWRLQRWDTAFDDGSVGFVMGAEPVGLIVYTIEGTIITTISAADRPAIDGNDVVHEVAISLFPNWVGGTQRRHVSLSDDGRVLTLSTDPLVAGGRRGVQPLVWERIATG; from the coding sequence GTGAGCAACGCAGCGGAACGCTCCTCGAATCTCCCGCTCACGGCAGGCGATCTCGTGGGCGCGTGGCGCCTGCAGCGATGGGACACCGCCTTCGACGATGGATCGGTCGGCTTCGTCATGGGCGCGGAACCGGTGGGCCTGATCGTCTACACGATCGAGGGAACGATCATCACGACGATCTCCGCCGCCGACCGGCCGGCGATCGACGGCAACGACGTGGTCCACGAGGTTGCGATCAGCCTCTTCCCGAACTGGGTCGGCGGGACGCAGCGGCGCCACGTTTCGCTCTCCGACGACGGGCGTGTCCTCACGCTCAGCACCGACCCGCTGGTCGCGGGCGGTCGACGAGGCGTGCAGCCGCTCGTCTGGGAGCGGATCGCGACCGGCTGA
- a CDS encoding LLM class flavin-dependent oxidoreductase has protein sequence MEIGVYTFGELAPDPVTGRTSPGERIRDLVEEIVLADEVGLDVFGVGEHHRPDFAVSAPAVVLAAAAERTSRIRLTSAVSVISSDDPVRVFEEFATLDLLSGGRAEIMAGRGSFIESFPLFGYDLRDYDALFAEKLDLLLRIRAAERVSWSGGHRAAIDDRGVYPRPIQDPLPVWIAVGGTPESAWRAGSLGLPMALAIIGGLPERFAPFAEIHRQAAREAGHVPPPALSINSHGYLADTTERAAEEAYPPLATLMDRIARERGFAPLDRASYDASRTLRGANFVGSPQEVIDKILFQHDIFHHDRFLLQMIGGGMPHAQVMRSIELLGTIVAPAVRTALGTAPAG, from the coding sequence GTGGAGATCGGCGTCTATACCTTCGGCGAGCTCGCGCCGGATCCGGTCACCGGCCGGACGAGCCCGGGCGAGCGGATTCGCGACCTCGTCGAGGAGATCGTCCTCGCCGATGAGGTCGGCCTCGACGTCTTCGGCGTCGGCGAGCACCACCGGCCGGACTTCGCGGTCTCCGCGCCAGCCGTGGTCCTCGCGGCGGCGGCGGAACGGACGAGCCGGATCCGGCTGACGAGCGCCGTCAGTGTCATCAGCTCGGACGATCCCGTCCGAGTCTTCGAGGAGTTCGCGACGCTCGACCTCCTGTCCGGCGGACGGGCGGAGATCATGGCCGGCCGCGGGTCGTTCATCGAGTCGTTCCCGCTGTTCGGCTACGACCTCCGCGACTACGACGCGCTGTTCGCCGAGAAGCTCGACCTGCTCCTCCGGATCCGCGCCGCCGAGCGCGTGTCGTGGTCGGGAGGCCACCGGGCGGCGATCGACGACCGGGGCGTCTATCCACGACCGATCCAGGATCCGCTCCCGGTCTGGATCGCGGTCGGTGGCACGCCGGAGTCCGCCTGGCGGGCGGGATCACTCGGGCTGCCGATGGCCCTCGCGATCATCGGCGGGCTGCCGGAGCGGTTCGCTCCGTTCGCCGAGATCCACCGTCAGGCAGCCCGCGAGGCGGGGCACGTCCCCCCGCCTGCCCTGAGCATCAACTCCCACGGCTACCTCGCGGACACGACCGAGCGCGCCGCCGAGGAGGCCTATCCACCCCTCGCGACGCTGATGGATCGGATCGCCCGCGAGCGAGGCTTTGCACCGCTGGACCGCGCCTCGTACGACGCATCGCGGACGCTCCGTGGCGCGAACTTCGTCGGAAGTCCGCAGGAGGTGATCGACAAGATCCTCTTCCAGCACGACATCTTCCACCACGATCGCTTCCTGCTCCAGATGATCGGCGGCGGGATGCCGCACGCCCAGGTGATGCGGTCGATCGAACTCCTCGGGACCATCGTCGCGCCCGCGGTGCGGACGGCGCTCGGGACTGCACCGGCGGGCTGA
- a CDS encoding AAA family ATPase, with the protein MICSSCGTENRVGAKFCTECAARLSITCPACGAANPPGARFCEECATALGSADPRAVPEGAPPPTAERRLVSILFADLVGFTSFAEGRDAEEVRETLTAYFDLATEIVGRYGGTVEKFIGDAVMAVWGTPTAHEDDAERAVRAALDLVDGVGALGVRAGLDLLVRAGILTGEAAVTIGATNQGMVAGDLVNTASRLQSIALPGSVVVGDATRQAAGAAIAFEPLGEAVLKGKALPVPAFRALRVVAERRGTGRTDLLEPPFVGRADELRLLKEQFHATGRERRARLVSLVGQAGIGKSRLAWELEKYLDGVVEPVWWHRGRSPAYGEGVTFWALGEMIRRRAGLAEGDDEPTTRAAVATMLARHIPDADERRWIEPRLFTLLGLEGTPPGGRQELFAAWRTLFERIAADGTVALVFEDLQWSDDGLLDFIEHLLDWSGAHPIFVVTLARPELLDRRPGWGTDRRGAIAMRLEPLHETSMRELLGALVPGLPEIATARILARADGIPLYLVETVRMLVADGRLALGDGAYRPMADLGDLDVPATLHALVAARLDALPAPDRVLVQDAAVLGQSFTVAALAAVTGEDVATLAQRLAALARRELLVIETDPRAPTRGQYAFVQALLREVAYGTLAKRERRSRHLAAARHFESLEDDELAGALATHYLAAYRAAPDGPEGEAAAAQARVSLRAAADRAEALGALGQAIDWLRAAVDVAPGPAERAELLQRMGGIEALATRFDDAERTLAAAAGASRDLGDRAAALHATALLAQTQLSAARISRALATVEAARGEAEALADQPSAAVAVAVFSEVYARAAFRSEGDAVAVEWSDRALALAEPRRLDEVVAMALITKGSSLVNLGPYREGIAILNGAYLDARAHSLHVAALRAGVNLAALQMDVDPRLSLEWTKDGIATARRYGFSAFAPYQASNLFGAQRTGDWSFIREAAAELAGTIRDEPTIQWVNDMGSWQGAWRGEDLRGRPEGLIREAEEAGDPQSLVNGCLWALEAAFAGEDYPAAVAYGLRLLEHAFANPNARFWVGRAALHAGDRALVDRVLATLEPSLGGACDADLAALQAGRAALDGWSDEAVADYRSALAVYRDLGLRFDVAITALDMAALVGPGESAVRAAAAEARPILVELGATPVVARLDRLVPRAEERTDAATTANTGSTASTVPA; encoded by the coding sequence ATGATCTGCTCGAGCTGCGGCACGGAGAATCGGGTCGGCGCGAAGTTCTGCACCGAGTGTGCCGCGCGCCTCTCGATCACGTGCCCGGCCTGCGGCGCGGCGAACCCGCCCGGGGCGAGGTTCTGCGAGGAGTGCGCCACGGCGCTCGGGAGCGCGGATCCCCGAGCGGTGCCCGAGGGGGCGCCGCCGCCGACCGCCGAGCGACGACTCGTCTCCATCCTCTTCGCCGACCTCGTCGGCTTCACCTCGTTCGCGGAGGGCCGCGATGCCGAGGAGGTCCGCGAGACGCTGACCGCGTATTTCGATCTCGCGACGGAGATCGTCGGGCGATACGGCGGCACGGTCGAGAAGTTCATCGGTGACGCGGTCATGGCGGTCTGGGGGACACCCACGGCCCACGAGGACGACGCCGAGCGCGCCGTGCGGGCCGCCCTCGATCTCGTCGACGGCGTCGGAGCCCTCGGGGTGCGTGCCGGGCTGGATCTCCTCGTTCGGGCCGGCATCCTCACCGGCGAGGCCGCCGTCACGATCGGCGCGACCAACCAGGGCATGGTCGCCGGGGATCTCGTCAACACCGCATCCCGCCTGCAGTCGATCGCCCTGCCCGGCTCCGTCGTCGTCGGCGACGCGACGCGACAGGCGGCCGGGGCGGCGATCGCGTTCGAACCGCTCGGCGAGGCCGTTCTCAAGGGCAAGGCTCTCCCGGTGCCGGCCTTCCGCGCGCTCCGCGTCGTCGCCGAGCGCCGCGGGACCGGTCGGACCGACCTCCTCGAGCCGCCGTTCGTGGGCCGCGCGGACGAGCTTCGCCTCCTCAAGGAGCAGTTCCACGCCACAGGTCGCGAGCGCCGCGCCCGCCTCGTCTCGCTCGTCGGTCAGGCCGGCATCGGCAAGAGCCGCCTCGCCTGGGAACTCGAGAAGTACCTTGACGGCGTCGTCGAGCCCGTCTGGTGGCACCGCGGGCGTTCGCCGGCGTACGGCGAAGGCGTGACGTTCTGGGCGCTCGGCGAGATGATCCGGCGACGGGCCGGACTCGCCGAAGGCGACGACGAGCCGACGACCCGCGCGGCGGTGGCGACGATGCTCGCGCGGCACATCCCCGATGCCGACGAGCGGCGCTGGATCGAGCCGCGCCTGTTCACGCTCCTCGGTCTCGAGGGCACGCCGCCCGGCGGCCGGCAGGAGCTGTTCGCCGCCTGGCGGACGCTCTTCGAGCGGATCGCGGCGGACGGGACGGTGGCCCTCGTCTTCGAGGATCTCCAATGGTCCGACGATGGACTCCTCGACTTCATCGAGCATCTGCTCGACTGGAGCGGCGCCCACCCGATCTTCGTCGTGACGCTCGCCCGTCCGGAGCTCCTCGACCGCCGTCCGGGCTGGGGGACGGACCGCCGGGGTGCGATCGCGATGCGCCTCGAGCCGCTCCACGAAACCTCGATGCGCGAGTTGCTCGGTGCCCTCGTGCCCGGCCTGCCGGAGATCGCGACGGCGCGCATCCTCGCCCGGGCGGACGGCATCCCGCTCTACCTGGTCGAGACCGTGCGGATGCTGGTTGCCGACGGTCGTCTCGCCCTCGGCGACGGCGCCTACCGGCCGATGGCCGACCTCGGCGACCTCGACGTGCCCGCGACGCTTCACGCGCTCGTCGCGGCCCGACTCGACGCCCTTCCGGCCCCCGATCGAGTCCTGGTCCAGGACGCGGCCGTGCTCGGCCAGTCATTCACCGTCGCCGCGCTCGCCGCGGTTACCGGAGAGGATGTCGCGACCCTCGCCCAGCGCCTCGCCGCTCTCGCGCGTCGCGAACTGCTCGTCATCGAGACGGATCCCCGCGCCCCGACGCGCGGCCAGTACGCCTTCGTCCAGGCGCTCCTTCGCGAGGTCGCCTACGGCACGCTCGCGAAGCGGGAGCGACGGTCCCGCCATCTCGCCGCGGCTCGCCACTTCGAGTCGCTCGAGGACGACGAGCTCGCCGGCGCGCTCGCGACCCACTACCTCGCGGCGTACCGCGCCGCGCCGGACGGACCGGAGGGTGAGGCCGCCGCGGCGCAGGCCCGGGTGTCGCTCCGCGCCGCGGCGGACCGGGCGGAGGCGCTCGGCGCGCTCGGCCAAGCCATCGACTGGCTCCGGGCGGCCGTCGACGTCGCGCCCGGACCGGCTGAGCGGGCGGAGCTCCTGCAACGGATGGGCGGCATCGAGGCGCTCGCGACGCGGTTCGACGACGCGGAACGGACCCTCGCGGCCGCTGCGGGAGCATCGCGCGATCTCGGCGACCGCGCCGCAGCCCTCCACGCGACTGCCCTCCTCGCCCAGACGCAGCTGTCCGCGGCGAGGATTTCCCGGGCGCTCGCCACCGTCGAGGCGGCTCGCGGCGAGGCGGAGGCGCTCGCCGACCAGCCGTCGGCCGCCGTCGCGGTCGCCGTCTTCTCGGAGGTCTATGCGCGGGCGGCCTTCCGGTCCGAGGGAGATGCGGTGGCCGTGGAATGGTCGGACCGCGCCCTGGCGCTGGCCGAGCCGCGCCGGCTCGACGAGGTCGTGGCGATGGCGCTCATCACGAAGGGATCGTCCCTCGTGAATCTTGGTCCGTATCGTGAGGGGATCGCGATCCTCAACGGCGCGTATCTCGACGCGCGCGCCCACTCGCTGCACGTGGCGGCGCTGCGGGCGGGTGTGAACCTCGCCGCGTTGCAGATGGACGTCGACCCACGGCTGTCCCTCGAATGGACGAAGGATGGGATCGCGACGGCGCGCAGATACGGCTTCAGCGCCTTCGCCCCGTATCAGGCCAGCAACCTCTTCGGCGCCCAGCGGACCGGCGACTGGTCGTTCATCCGTGAAGCCGCCGCGGAACTCGCGGGAACGATCCGCGATGAACCCACGATTCAGTGGGTGAATGACATGGGATCGTGGCAGGGGGCGTGGCGCGGCGAGGATCTGCGGGGACGCCCCGAGGGCCTCATCCGCGAGGCGGAGGAGGCGGGCGACCCGCAGTCGCTCGTTAATGGCTGCCTCTGGGCTCTCGAGGCGGCCTTCGCCGGCGAGGATTACCCGGCCGCGGTCGCCTACGGCCTGCGTCTCCTCGAGCACGCGTTCGCGAATCCCAACGCCCGGTTCTGGGTCGGTCGGGCGGCGCTCCACGCCGGCGACCGGGCCCTCGTCGACCGGGTGCTTGCGACCCTCGAGCCCAGCCTCGGCGGTGCGTGCGATGCGGACCTCGCCGCGCTGCAGGCAGGTCGAGCCGCACTCGATGGTTGGTCCGACGAGGCGGTCGCGGACTACCGCTCGGCGCTCGCCGTCTACCGCGACCTCGGCCTCCGCTTCGACGTCGCGATCACCGCTCTCGACATGGCCGCACTCGTCGGTCCGGGGGAGTCGGCGGTCCGGGCCGCCGCCGCCGAGGCGCGGCCGATCCTCGTCGAGCTCGGGGCCACGCCGGTCGTCGCCCGTCTCGACCGTCTCGTGCCACGGGCGGAGGAGCGCACGGACGCTGCCACGACGGCGAACACGGGGTCCACGGCGTCCACCGTCCCGGCCTGA
- a CDS encoding diguanylate cyclase: MNIDRTGAWRTMRDERDRPSELARRAILEDERGFLDAVIDVAGSLLCVIAPDGRFVRFNRACEISSGYRRAELPDCPFWEYLVPASEAGTVKAAIGRLRAGEPPAPNENHWVTRDGAIRLISWSNSCFFAADGTLSHVISAGVDVTDQRREEAALAGIEEAGDLLARTGPTADTLDVVLRSLAEHMGYSFLALFLADDGRLRLRARRGYEALDDDFDPSRGVVGRAFRSGEPILLTNVAEDPDYVAGHRAVRSEIAMPLKAEGVTLGVLSIEAPAEAPLDAADLHLAETLAHRLSTALIIGRDQQNLADRARLFASLTGFARTAGGVLDSERLWPTLVDAVAEVIPAEIVGLTVFEPATGRYVLRAVRGLGEGAIGSEIRPNEGGVGRAIATKQLVVSDALGRADYAGDLRDRIPEDTISSAAVPLVHDGVVIGAITVARRQANFSAFSPTECEILDLLGAQAALALANAALVEEIRALAIRDPLTGLYNRRHFDASLDHIIARWSRDREGRRPVAAIMFDLDHFGRFNNKHGHQAGDAVLRAFAGILKTRFRSADLVARYGGEEFVAILEGADRDGALTAAEDVRADLAGRPILGPDGQQLRATVSAGCAELDSSDPTREALLSAADVGLFMAKRAGRDQVVAA, encoded by the coding sequence GTGAACATCGATCGGACGGGGGCGTGGCGAACGATGCGTGACGAGCGCGATCGCCCGTCGGAGCTCGCCCGCCGTGCGATCCTCGAGGATGAACGGGGCTTCCTCGACGCCGTCATCGACGTCGCCGGCTCGCTGCTGTGCGTCATCGCTCCGGATGGCCGGTTCGTCCGCTTCAACCGGGCGTGCGAGATATCGTCCGGCTATCGCCGCGCCGAGCTGCCGGACTGCCCGTTCTGGGAGTACCTCGTGCCGGCCTCGGAGGCCGGCACGGTGAAAGCCGCGATCGGTCGCCTCCGGGCGGGGGAGCCTCCGGCCCCGAACGAGAACCACTGGGTCACCCGCGACGGAGCCATCCGACTCATCTCCTGGTCGAATTCCTGCTTCTTCGCCGCCGACGGCACGCTGAGCCACGTCATCAGCGCCGGGGTTGATGTCACGGACCAGCGCCGCGAGGAAGCGGCGCTGGCGGGGATCGAAGAGGCCGGCGACCTCCTCGCCAGGACCGGACCGACGGCCGACACGCTCGACGTCGTCCTCAGGTCGCTCGCCGAGCACATGGGCTACTCGTTCCTCGCCCTGTTCCTCGCCGACGACGGCCGCCTCCGCCTCCGCGCCCGGCGCGGGTACGAGGCGCTCGACGACGACTTCGACCCGAGTCGCGGCGTCGTCGGCCGCGCCTTCCGGTCCGGCGAACCGATCCTCCTGACGAACGTCGCCGAGGACCCGGACTACGTCGCCGGTCATCGTGCCGTCCGGAGCGAGATCGCGATGCCGCTCAAAGCGGAGGGCGTCACGCTCGGCGTCCTCTCGATCGAGGCGCCGGCCGAGGCTCCCCTCGACGCGGCGGACCTCCACCTCGCGGAGACGCTCGCCCATCGACTTTCGACGGCGCTCATCATCGGCCGGGACCAGCAGAACCTCGCCGATCGAGCGCGGTTGTTCGCCTCGCTCACTGGCTTCGCCAGGACTGCCGGCGGGGTCCTCGACTCCGAGCGACTGTGGCCGACGCTCGTCGACGCCGTGGCGGAAGTCATCCCCGCGGAGATCGTCGGGCTCACGGTGTTCGAGCCCGCGACCGGACGGTACGTCCTCCGGGCGGTCCGCGGTCTCGGCGAGGGTGCGATCGGCTCGGAGATCCGGCCGAACGAGGGTGGTGTGGGAAGGGCCATCGCAACGAAACAACTCGTCGTCTCGGACGCCCTTGGTCGGGCGGACTACGCGGGTGACCTCCGCGACAGGATCCCGGAGGACACGATCTCGTCGGCGGCGGTGCCGCTCGTCCATGACGGGGTGGTCATCGGCGCGATCACTGTCGCCCGCAGACAGGCGAACTTCAGTGCCTTTTCGCCGACCGAATGCGAGATCCTCGATTTGCTCGGTGCACAGGCGGCACTCGCCCTGGCGAACGCGGCGCTCGTCGAGGAAATCCGGGCGCTCGCCATCCGCGACCCGCTGACGGGCCTCTACAACCGCCGCCACTTCGACGCGAGCCTCGATCACATCATCGCTCGCTGGTCGCGCGATCGCGAGGGACGACGACCGGTCGCGGCGATCATGTTCGACCTCGACCACTTCGGGCGGTTCAACAACAAGCACGGCCATCAGGCCGGCGACGCGGTTCTCCGGGCGTTTGCCGGCATCCTCAAGACGCGGTTCCGGTCGGCCGATCTCGTCGCCCGCTATGGTGGCGAGGAGTTCGTCGCGATCCTCGAGGGCGCGGACCGCGATGGAGCGCTCACGGCGGCGGAGGACGTGCGGGCCGATCTCGCTGGCCGTCCGATCCTCGGTCCGGACGGCCAGCAGCTTCGGGCGACCGTCTCCGCGGGCTGTGCCGAGCTCGACTCGTCGGATCCCACCCGCGAGGCGCTCCTCAGCGCCGCCGACGTCGGATTGTTCATGGCCAAGCGAGCCGGCCGCGACCAGGTCGTCGCCGCCTGA
- a CDS encoding sodium:solute symporter produces MNMTAATPLTTAASLIEEWGLAGRRFGTIVTWFLLGGDLYTAYTFVAVPALVFGSGALGLFALPYTIIVYPLVFLIMPRLWQVARNRGYVTASDFVKDRFDSRTLALLIALTGILATMPYIALQILGIAVVIQALGINIEAALIIAFLVLAVFTYVSGLRAPALIAIVKDTLIWITVIAAIVVIPAKLGGFGAVFAAVPAAKLTLPPSLFAGYSTLALGSALALFLYPHAITGTFASKSQHVIKRNAAFLPAYSFLLGLIALLGYMAIAAGIKPVAPYGANSVVPQLFQFAFPSWFAGFALAAIAIGALVPASIMSIAAANLFCRNIYREYIRPDVTPREEAQVAKIASLVVKVGAVGFILIPGLTQYAITLQLAGGAWILQTLPAVFLALYVPWLDRRAVMVGWAVGMATGTYWLLANGFSSSLSSYPVGGAGGTKLYIGLVAFVLNLGVVVVGSVAAHAVGRTRTGRVLSHADYEPAVPAAGIA; encoded by the coding sequence ATGAACATGACGGCCGCGACCCCATTGACGACCGCGGCGAGCCTGATCGAGGAGTGGGGGCTCGCCGGCCGTCGCTTCGGGACGATCGTCACCTGGTTCCTGCTCGGCGGCGACCTGTACACGGCGTACACCTTCGTCGCCGTGCCGGCGCTCGTCTTCGGCTCGGGCGCGCTCGGTCTCTTCGCGCTGCCCTACACGATCATCGTCTACCCGCTTGTCTTCCTCATCATGCCGCGCCTCTGGCAGGTCGCCCGCAACCGGGGCTACGTGACGGCCTCGGACTTCGTCAAGGATCGCTTCGACAGCCGGACGCTCGCGCTGCTCATCGCCCTGACCGGGATCCTCGCCACGATGCCGTACATCGCCCTCCAGATCCTCGGCATCGCCGTGGTGATCCAGGCGCTCGGGATCAACATCGAGGCGGCCCTCATCATCGCCTTCCTCGTGCTCGCCGTCTTCACCTACGTCAGCGGGCTGCGCGCCCCGGCGCTCATCGCGATCGTCAAGGACACGCTCATCTGGATCACCGTGATCGCGGCGATCGTCGTCATCCCGGCCAAGCTCGGGGGCTTCGGCGCCGTCTTCGCCGCGGTCCCGGCCGCCAAGCTGACGCTCCCGCCCTCGCTTTTCGCGGGCTACTCGACCCTGGCCCTCGGATCGGCTCTGGCGCTCTTCCTCTATCCGCACGCCATCACCGGGACCTTCGCCTCGAAGAGCCAGCATGTGATCAAGCGCAACGCGGCGTTCCTGCCGGCCTATTCGTTCCTGCTCGGCCTCATCGCCCTCCTCGGCTACATGGCCATCGCCGCCGGGATCAAGCCCGTCGCGCCGTACGGAGCGAACAGCGTGGTGCCGCAGCTCTTCCAGTTCGCCTTCCCGAGCTGGTTCGCCGGCTTCGCCCTGGCGGCGATCGCGATCGGCGCCCTGGTTCCCGCCTCGATCATGTCGATCGCGGCCGCCAACCTGTTCTGCCGCAACATCTACCGCGAGTACATCCGTCCCGACGTGACGCCCCGCGAAGAGGCGCAGGTCGCCAAGATCGCCTCGCTCGTCGTGAAGGTCGGGGCCGTCGGTTTCATCCTCATTCCCGGGTTGACCCAATACGCGATCACGCTCCAGCTCGCGGGCGGCGCCTGGATCCTCCAGACCCTGCCCGCGGTCTTCCTCGCCCTCTACGTCCCGTGGCTCGACCGCCGCGCCGTGATGGTCGGCTGGGCGGTCGGCATGGCGACGGGGACGTACTGGCTCCTCGCCAATGGCTTCAGCAGCTCGCTCTCCAGCTATCCGGTGGGTGGCGCCGGGGGGACGAAGCTCTACATCGGCCTCGTCGCCTTCGTCCTCAACCTCGGCGTCGTCGTGGTCGGAAGCGTCGCCGCGCATGCCGTCGGCCGGACCCGGACGGGTCGGGTCCTCAGCCACGCGGACTACGAGCCGGCCGTGCCCGCCGCCGGCATCGCGTAG
- a CDS encoding TSUP family transporter, which produces MFIAVAPVAWAPAVLLAVGSIAGGQLGARIGRRLPSTVLRTVIVVVGLTVAIRLLLG; this is translated from the coding sequence ATGTTCATCGCCGTCGCGCCCGTCGCCTGGGCACCGGCCGTCCTCCTCGCCGTGGGCTCGATCGCCGGCGGTCAGCTCGGCGCGCGGATCGGTCGTCGCCTGCCGTCGACCGTCCTGCGCACGGTCATCGTCGTCGTCGGTCTGACCGTCGCCATCCGCCTCCTCCTCGGCTGA